The Papio anubis isolate 15944 chromosome 1, Panubis1.0, whole genome shotgun sequence genome window below encodes:
- the RIT1 gene encoding GTP-binding protein Rit1 isoform X2 encodes MTMQFISHRFPEDHDPTIEDAYKIRIRIDDEPANLDILDTAGQAEFTAMRDQYMRAGEGFIICYSITDRRSFHEVREFKQLIYRVRRTDDTPVVLVGNKSDLKQLRQVTKEEGLALAREFSCPFFETSAAYRYYIDDVFHALVREIRRKEKEAVLAMEKKSKPKNSVWKRLKSPFRKKKDSVT; translated from the exons AAGATGCTTATAAGATCAGGATCCGTATTGATGATGAGCCTGCCAATCTGGACATTTTGGATACAGCTGGACAG GCAGAGTTTACAGCCATGCGGGACCAGTATATGAGGGCGGGAGAAGGGTTTATCATCTGTTACTCTATCACGGATCGTCGAAGTTTCCATGAAGTTCGTGAGTTTAAACAGCTTATTTATCGAGTTCGACGTACTGATGATACACCTGTGGTTCTTGTGGGAAACAAGTCAGACCTCAAACAGCTAAGACAG GTCACCAAGGAAGAAGGATTGGCCTTGGCCCGAGAATTCAGCTGTCCCTTTTTTGAGACGTCTGCTGCATACCGCTACTATATTGATGATGTTTTCCATGCCCTTGTACGGGAGATAcgtaggaaagaaaaggaggcagTACTggctatggaaaaaaaatctaagcccAAAAACAGCGTATGGAAGAGGCTAAAATCACCATTCCGGAAGAAGAAAGATTCAGTAACTTGA